A DNA window from Macadamia integrifolia cultivar HAES 741 chromosome 4, SCU_Mint_v3, whole genome shotgun sequence contains the following coding sequences:
- the LOC122076426 gene encoding UDP-glycosyltransferase 73B4-like produces MASPSPLPDHHLVIFPFMAQGHTLPLLDLSKALARRRLKITIITTPYNATLILPYISKHKEIYLIQIPFPDVEGLPKGCENTSHFNANSMDQFFTFIAATAKLQQPFQKILQEMSEAGDLPIGVISDMFLGWTLPPCHLFGVPRLVFHGMSVLALAIGKTLELHEPHMMVASHLKPLPMPGLSTLPFTLTWDDLPPNFQVSHHDTPFHRFLSETKEFEENSWGVVVNSFIELEGEYLSTLESFYRNGAKAWCVGPVSLYNDDDEGANGNDEHNQSDQYIIKWLDEQQLARLASVIYVSFGTQAHVSDMQLDEIATGLEMSGQPFIWVIRSKTWSPPEGLEERVKGRGLIVSHWVDQRQILAHNATGGFLSHCGWNSVLEGLSRGVPILAWPMLAEQPFNAKFVVDGLGVGLSIVVGPITREILPVGCEAICDGVRELMIGEKGKKAREKAEALGLKARQVVQKGGSSDRKLDELIECLSTLNKS; encoded by the coding sequence ATGGCTTCTCCATCACCGCTACCTGATCATCACCTTGTCATTTTCCCCTTCATGGCTCAAGGTCACACCCTTCCTCTACTAGACCTTTCAAAGGCTCTCGCACGTCGACGCCTGAAAATCACCATCATAACCACTCCTTACAATGCTACCTTAATCCTTCCATACATTTCAAAGCACAAAGAAATTTATCTCATTCAAATCCCATTCCCTGACGTGGAAGGACTCCCAAAAGGGTGTGAGAATACTAGTCATTTCAATGCAAATTCAATGGATCAATTCTTCACCTTCATTGCAGCCACTGCTAAACTCCAACAGCCATTTCAGAAAATCCTCCAAGAGATGTCGGAAGCTGGGGATTTACCCATAGGTGTGATCTCGGACATGTTCTTAGGCTGGACACTCCCTCCATGCCATTTGTTCGGTGTCCCTCGACTGGTCTTTCATGGGATGAGTGTGTTAGCATTGGCAATAGGAAAAACCCTAGAGCTGCATGAACCACATATGATGGTAGCTTCACATTTGAAGCCTCTACCCATGCCAGGATTAAGTACACTTCCTTTTACACTTACTTGGGATGATTTGCCACCTAATTTCCAAGTCTCACACCATGACACTCCATTCCATCGCTTTCTATCGGAGACCAAAGAGTTTGAAGAGAATAGTTGGGGAGTTGTTGTTAATAGCTTCATTGAGCTAGAAGGTGAATACTTATCAACTTTGGAGTCTTTCTACAGAAATGGAGCCAAAGCATGGTGTGTAGGCCCAGTTTCACTCTACAACGATGACGACGAAGGCGCCAACGGCAATGATGAACATAATCAATCTGATCAGTACATCATCAAATGGCTCGACGAACAGCAGCTGGCAAGGTTGGCCTCCGTGATCTATGTTTCATTCGGTACTCAAGCCCATGTGTCGGACATGCAGCTTGATGAAATTGCCACTGGATTAGAGATGTCAGGACAACCGTTCATATGGGTGATAAGATCAAAGACGTGGTCCCCACCTGAAGGATTAGAGGAAAGGGTGAAGGGGAGGGGGTTAATTGTGAGTCATTGGGTGGACCAACGGCAGATCTTAGCACATAATGCAACAGGTGGGTTCTTGAGCCATTGTGGTTGGAATTCAGTGTTGGAAGGTTTGTCAAGAGGGGTCCCAATCTTGGCATGGCCCATGTTAGCTGAGCAACCATTTAATGCCAAGTTTGTGGTGGATGGATTGGGAGTAGGGTTATCAATTGTTGTGGGACCCATTACAAGGGAGATACTACCCGTGGGATGTGAAGCTATATGTGACGGAGTGAGGGAGTTAatgattggagaaaaaggaaagaaggctAGAGAAAAGGCCGAGGCATTAGGGCTAAAGGCCAGACAAGTTGTGCAAAAGGGTGGATCATCAGATAGGAAGTTGGATGAATTAATTGAGTGCCTGAGCACCCTTAACAAGAGCTAA